Proteins from one Bradyrhizobium roseum genomic window:
- a CDS encoding ferredoxin--NADP reductase has protein sequence MAAFYREKVLAVRHWTDTLFSFRATRDSGFRFQNGQFAMIGLEVEGRPLLRAYSMASANHEEELEFFSIKVADGPLTSKLQKIREGDEILVGRKATGTLITDNLIPGQRLLLLSTGTGLAPFASLIKDPDVYERFETIVLVHGCRQVSELAYGEELVAMLRDDELFGPLLSEKLLYYPTVTREPFRNRGRITDLISSEQLFNDIHQGPLNIETDRVMMCGSPGMLEELKQMFESGGFIEGSGNKPGHFVIEKAFVER, from the coding sequence ATGGCCGCATTCTATCGAGAGAAAGTTCTTGCTGTCCGCCACTGGACCGATACGCTTTTCAGCTTCCGGGCCACCCGCGATTCCGGTTTCCGCTTCCAGAACGGTCAGTTTGCGATGATCGGCCTTGAGGTCGAAGGCCGGCCGCTGTTGCGTGCCTACAGCATGGCCAGCGCCAACCACGAGGAAGAACTCGAATTCTTCTCTATCAAGGTCGCGGACGGGCCGCTGACCTCGAAGCTGCAGAAGATCCGCGAGGGTGATGAGATCCTGGTCGGCCGCAAGGCGACCGGCACGCTGATCACCGACAACCTGATTCCAGGCCAGCGCCTGCTGCTGTTGTCGACCGGCACGGGTTTGGCGCCGTTCGCGAGCCTGATCAAGGACCCCGACGTCTACGAGCGTTTCGAGACCATCGTTCTGGTGCACGGCTGCCGCCAGGTTTCCGAACTCGCCTATGGCGAAGAACTCGTCGCCATGCTGCGCGACGATGAATTGTTCGGACCGCTGCTTTCGGAGAAACTGCTGTATTATCCGACCGTGACCCGCGAGCCGTTCCGCAACCGCGGTCGAATTACCGACCTGATCTCGTCCGAGCAACTGTTCAACGACATCCATCAGGGGCCGCTGAACATCGAGACCGATCGGGTCATGATGTGCGGCAGCCCGGGGATGCTGGAAGAGCTGAAGCAGATGTTCGAGTCCGGCGGCTTCATCGAAGGCAGCGGCAACAAGCCCGGCCACTTCGTGATCGAGAAGGCGTTCGTCGAGCGCTGA
- a CDS encoding FMN-binding glutamate synthase family protein, which translates to METILLPFSPRYIVLTICAVITALLVGIGIFDHNIKVWEILLVPIVIFGALTVLGIRDLLQKNHAVLRNYPISAHIRFLLEEIRPEMRQYFFESEKDGMPFSRDTRALVYQRAKMQLDKRPFGTQEDVYREGYEWMHHSVAPKALNSAEFRVTIGGPECTKPYSASVFNISAMSFGALSPQAVRALNSGAKKGRFAHDTGEGGVSPYHRENGGDIIWEIGSGYFGCRNRDGSFNPEEFARVAADEQIKMVELKISQGAKPGHGGVLPAAKVSEEISRIRGVAMGEDCISPASHRAFSTPLQMMAFVGEMRRLSGGKPAGFKMCIGHPWEFLAICKAMLESGIYPDFIVIDGNEGGTGAAPLEFMDHLGMPMREGVSFVHNALIGINARDRIKIGAGGKIATAFDMARAMAIGADWCNSARGFMFALGCIQSLSCHTDRCPTGVTTQDPTRARALVVPLKAERVYMYHHATLHALSELLAAAGLDHPQQLQPIHFSKRASSTEVMSFAKLYPPLRPGELIEGTEDPRFRDAWAMARADSFQPAG; encoded by the coding sequence ATGGAAACGATACTGCTGCCGTTCTCGCCACGTTACATCGTGTTGACGATCTGCGCTGTCATCACCGCCCTGCTGGTCGGGATAGGGATATTCGACCACAACATCAAGGTGTGGGAAATCCTGCTGGTCCCGATCGTGATTTTCGGGGCGCTCACGGTGCTCGGTATTCGCGATCTGCTACAGAAAAATCACGCGGTTCTGCGCAACTATCCGATCTCGGCGCACATCCGCTTTCTGCTCGAGGAAATCCGCCCGGAGATGCGGCAGTACTTCTTCGAGAGCGAGAAGGACGGCATGCCGTTTTCCCGCGACACCCGCGCGCTGGTCTATCAGCGCGCCAAGATGCAGCTCGACAAGCGGCCGTTCGGCACCCAGGAGGACGTCTATCGCGAAGGCTACGAGTGGATGCATCATTCGGTGGCGCCGAAGGCGCTCAACAGCGCCGAGTTCCGCGTGACCATCGGCGGCCCGGAATGCACCAAGCCGTATTCGGCATCGGTCTTCAATATCTCGGCGATGAGCTTCGGTGCGCTCAGTCCGCAAGCGGTGCGGGCGCTGAACAGCGGCGCTAAAAAGGGCCGCTTCGCGCATGACACCGGCGAGGGCGGCGTCAGCCCCTATCACCGCGAGAACGGCGGCGACATCATCTGGGAGATTGGCTCCGGCTATTTCGGCTGCCGCAACCGCGATGGTTCGTTCAACCCGGAGGAGTTCGCCCGCGTCGCCGCCGACGAGCAGATCAAGATGGTCGAACTCAAGATCAGCCAGGGCGCCAAGCCCGGACATGGCGGCGTACTTCCGGCCGCCAAGGTGTCGGAGGAGATCTCCAGGATTCGCGGCGTTGCGATGGGTGAGGATTGCATTTCGCCGGCCAGCCACCGCGCGTTTTCGACCCCGCTGCAGATGATGGCCTTCGTCGGCGAGATGCGTCGGCTGTCGGGCGGCAAGCCGGCCGGGTTCAAGATGTGTATCGGGCATCCCTGGGAATTTTTGGCGATCTGCAAGGCGATGCTGGAGAGCGGCATCTATCCGGACTTCATCGTCATCGACGGCAATGAAGGCGGCACCGGCGCGGCGCCGCTGGAGTTCATGGATCATCTGGGCATGCCGATGCGCGAGGGCGTCAGTTTCGTCCATAACGCGCTGATCGGCATCAATGCGCGCGACCGCATCAAGATCGGCGCCGGAGGCAAGATCGCGACCGCCTTCGACATGGCGCGCGCCATGGCGATCGGCGCCGACTGGTGCAATTCCGCGCGGGGATTCATGTTCGCGCTGGGCTGCATCCAGTCCCTGAGCTGTCACACCGATCGCTGTCCGACCGGCGTCACGACACAGGATCCGACCCGCGCCCGCGCGCTGGTGGTGCCGTTGAAGGCCGAGCGGGTCTACATGTACCACCACGCCACGCTGCACGCGTTGTCAGAATTGCTCGCCGCCGCCGGGCTCGACCACCCGCAGCAGCTGCAGCCGATCCACTTCTCCAAGCGGGCCTCGAGCACCGAGGTGATGTCGTTTGCAAAGCTCTATCCGCCGCTGCGGCCGGGCGAATTGATCGAAGGCACCGAGGATCCGCGCTTCCGCGACGCCTGGGCGATGGCGCGTGCAGATTCGTTCCAGCCAGCGGGATAG
- a CDS encoding bifunctional folylpolyglutamate synthase/dihydrofolate synthase gives MFNLPKYGDGVCLARMAGLLEALGIDRARLQRVSVVVTGSNGKGSTAAMCARIGRAYGLRTGLFTSPHLVRFNERIQVDGVEIDDEAFVHLQRRIEAAIAEVSKRLGQQFGAFEALFAVACLHFQESDCEFAVFEAGIGGRYDPVRMVGARETCVTSVDYEHVELLGHTLELIVSDKSDACAAGGTIVYGENCRDLQPHLVEYNRGRGCTLMFVRDDISIDNDVTAALGQRFDLQFGDHNFRGLELNLPGAFQINNASIAAALFLLWLQREQPQTPADQIETAIRAGLREARWPGRLEVISQNPLTVIDVGHTPDGIRQSLASLMAIHGADDWILVTGASRDKKADEIVGALAPAFDTIIATAAHHKGADANSIAAAARRANPGADIQVAATMPEAVRLSRERAAAHKRRVYVAGGLFLAIEYATVARGGRVEDLDFF, from the coding sequence GTGTTCAACCTGCCGAAATACGGCGACGGCGTCTGCCTCGCACGGATGGCCGGATTGCTCGAAGCGCTCGGCATAGACCGTGCGCGGCTGCAGCGCGTCTCGGTGGTGGTCACGGGATCGAACGGCAAGGGCAGTACGGCGGCGATGTGCGCCCGGATCGGCCGCGCCTATGGTCTGCGCACCGGGCTGTTCACTTCGCCACATCTGGTTCGTTTCAACGAGCGGATACAGGTCGACGGCGTCGAGATCGACGACGAGGCATTCGTCCACCTGCAGCGGCGAATCGAAGCCGCCATCGCCGAGGTCTCGAAACGGCTCGGCCAGCAATTCGGCGCGTTCGAAGCGCTGTTTGCAGTCGCCTGCCTCCACTTCCAGGAAAGCGACTGCGAGTTCGCCGTGTTCGAGGCCGGCATCGGCGGACGTTACGATCCGGTCCGCATGGTCGGCGCGCGCGAGACCTGCGTCACCTCGGTCGATTACGAGCACGTTGAACTGCTCGGCCACACGCTGGAACTGATCGTATCCGACAAGAGCGACGCCTGCGCCGCCGGCGGCACGATCGTCTATGGCGAGAATTGTAGGGACTTGCAGCCGCATCTCGTCGAATACAATCGCGGGCGCGGATGCACGCTGATGTTTGTCCGCGACGACATCAGCATCGACAACGACGTGACGGCGGCCTTGGGACAGCGTTTCGATCTGCAATTCGGGGATCACAATTTTCGCGGCCTCGAACTGAACCTGCCCGGCGCGTTCCAGATCAACAACGCGTCCATTGCCGCCGCGCTTTTCCTGTTGTGGCTGCAGCGCGAACAGCCGCAAACGCCTGCGGACCAGATCGAAACCGCGATACGTGCCGGCCTGCGAGAGGCGCGCTGGCCCGGCCGGCTGGAAGTCATCAGCCAGAATCCGCTGACAGTCATCGACGTCGGTCACACGCCCGACGGCATCCGCCAATCGCTGGCGAGCCTCATGGCGATTCACGGCGCCGATGACTGGATCCTCGTTACCGGTGCTTCGCGCGACAAGAAGGCGGACGAGATCGTCGGCGCGCTGGCGCCGGCGTTCGATACGATCATCGCCACGGCGGCGCACCACAAGGGAGCCGACGCGAACAGCATCGCGGCGGCCGCGCGACGTGCCAATCCCGGAGCCGATATTCAGGTCGCCGCGACGATGCCAGAAGCGGTGCGGCTCTCCCGGGAGCGAGCGGCCGCGCACAAGCGACGGGTATATGTGGCAGGCGGATTATTCCTGGCGATCGAATATGCGACCGTCGCGCGGGGTGGCCGCGTCGAGGATTTGGACTTTTTCTGA
- a CDS encoding NADP-dependent oxidoreductase, which translates to MSDTVNRQILLVEKPTGKLGPEHFKMVSGNVPEPKDGEVLVRTRYISLDAANRAWMHGATYRAAVEANTVMAGGSIAEVVSSKAPGFSPGDIVFGDTGWQDYAAVPAKHLNKMPKLEPMTHLLSVYGIAGLTAYFGLLHVGKPKEGETVVVSAAAGSVGSIVGQIAKIKGCHVIGIAGGEDKCQWLTSELGFDAAVDYKDGATFKALRAAAPKGIDVYFDNVGGDILEACLALMNNRGRIACCGAISQYDGVPSAHGPRGVPGLIVVKRLIMQGFIVMDYMDQSAAALADLQSWVASGKLKVQEDVIDGIENTPKALIGLLAGENRGKRMVRV; encoded by the coding sequence ATGAGCGACACCGTCAATCGTCAGATCCTGCTGGTCGAGAAGCCGACCGGCAAACTGGGGCCTGAGCATTTCAAGATGGTCAGCGGAAACGTACCCGAGCCGAAAGATGGCGAGGTGCTGGTGCGAACGCGCTATATCTCGCTCGACGCCGCCAACCGCGCGTGGATGCACGGCGCCACTTATCGCGCCGCCGTCGAGGCCAACACCGTGATGGCCGGCGGCAGCATCGCGGAAGTCGTGTCTTCGAAGGCGCCGGGATTTTCACCTGGCGACATCGTGTTCGGCGATACCGGTTGGCAGGATTACGCCGCCGTGCCGGCCAAACATCTGAACAAGATGCCGAAGCTGGAGCCGATGACACATCTGCTCAGCGTCTACGGCATCGCCGGCCTCACCGCCTATTTCGGGTTGCTGCATGTCGGCAAGCCCAAAGAGGGCGAGACCGTCGTGGTGTCGGCCGCCGCCGGGTCGGTCGGGTCGATCGTCGGACAGATCGCGAAAATAAAGGGCTGCCACGTGATCGGCATCGCCGGCGGCGAGGACAAGTGCCAGTGGCTGACGTCCGAACTCGGCTTCGACGCCGCGGTCGACTACAAGGACGGCGCGACGTTCAAGGCGTTGCGGGCAGCGGCGCCGAAGGGCATCGACGTCTATTTCGACAATGTCGGCGGCGACATTCTGGAGGCCTGTCTCGCGCTGATGAACAACCGCGGCCGCATCGCCTGCTGCGGCGCCATCTCCCAGTATGACGGCGTGCCGTCGGCGCACGGCCCGCGCGGCGTGCCCGGCCTGATCGTGGTGAAGCGCCTTATCATGCAGGGCTTCATCGTGATGGATTACATGGACCAGAGCGCCGCCGCGCTGGCCGATCTGCAGTCCTGGGTCGCCTCGGGAAAACTGAAGGTGCAGGAAGACGTGATCGACGGCATCGAGAACACGCCGAAAGCCCTGATCGGGCTCCTGGCCGGCGAGAACCGCGGCAAGCGGATGGTGCGGGTTTAG
- a CDS encoding ATP-grasp domain-containing protein gives MRRPEEFRIGKPGFYPDQSIYAEFACAEFGLQFRDLDGGAGLLFSVASHDRLLHFGAGRCSWYPQNNATASTLASDKHFAGRILQESGVSALGGEYFFLHDRHRAHRPPGHERNDALAHFKTLGKSAFVKPLAGSRGDFAQAIHGAAALDRYLSDVAKYYDAILMQPIVEGTEYRVFLLDDDVLYCARKYPPSVTGDGVHKLRDLLTAHNDALRARGLSPASLPDNDPSLEDVPARGEHHEITGRMNLSAGGRMVLADKPSERAIEMARQAARAIGLRVAAIDIFVDIDGKPDANEVIEVNANPSIRLLEDSGRGDLILKIWRHTFTAMGLL, from the coding sequence ATGCGAAGGCCCGAAGAGTTTCGAATCGGTAAACCGGGCTTCTATCCGGACCAGTCGATCTATGCGGAGTTCGCCTGTGCCGAATTCGGCCTGCAATTTCGCGACCTCGACGGTGGGGCGGGACTGCTGTTTAGCGTGGCCTCGCACGACAGGCTGCTGCATTTCGGCGCCGGCCGATGCTCGTGGTATCCGCAGAACAACGCGACCGCTTCGACGCTGGCATCGGATAAGCATTTTGCAGGCCGGATTTTGCAGGAGTCGGGCGTGTCCGCGCTTGGCGGTGAGTATTTTTTCCTGCACGACCGCCACCGCGCGCATCGCCCGCCGGGGCATGAACGCAACGACGCGCTCGCCCATTTCAAGACGTTGGGAAAATCGGCCTTCGTCAAACCGCTCGCGGGATCGCGCGGCGACTTTGCGCAAGCCATTCACGGCGCGGCCGCGCTCGATCGCTATCTCAGCGATGTCGCGAAGTATTACGACGCCATCCTGATGCAGCCGATCGTCGAAGGGACCGAGTATCGCGTCTTTCTGCTCGACGATGACGTGCTGTACTGCGCGCGGAAATATCCGCCTTCGGTCACGGGTGATGGCGTGCATAAGCTGCGTGACTTGCTCACCGCTCATAACGACGCCCTGCGCGCCCGCGGGCTTTCGCCCGCGTCACTCCCGGACAACGATCCATCGCTCGAAGATGTGCCTGCCAGGGGAGAGCATCACGAAATTACGGGCCGGATGAATCTCAGCGCAGGCGGCAGGATGGTGCTGGCGGATAAGCCATCCGAGAGAGCCATCGAGATGGCGCGGCAGGCGGCGCGTGCGATCGGGCTTCGCGTCGCCGCCATCGACATCTTCGTCGACATCGACGGCAAGCCTGACGCCAACGAGGTCATCGAGGTCAACGCCAACCCGTCGATCCGGCTGCTGGAAGACTCCGGTCGCGGCGACCTCATCCTGAAGATCTGGCGCCACACCTTCACCGCCATGGGGCTGCTGTAG
- a CDS encoding hemolysin family protein — protein MVYVELGIVAVLIVTNGLLAMSELAVVSSRPARLAALVEKNVIGSRRALALASDPGKFLSTVQIGITLIGVLSGAFSGATLGQRLSSLLVAAGWSQGVADAVGVGVVVTVITYASLIIGELVPKQIALRDPESVAVRVAPYMTMLATVSLPAVWLLDRSGRGLLWLLGQRGEAGEKVSEDEIRTLVVEAENAGVLEPGEKEMIAGVMRLGDLPVGAVMTPRREVSMINLTDDLPAISAALMASSHSRFVVFDQAADAAVGIVNAKDMLDCYLSEQVPDIAKLVRPAPVIPEFLDARDVVAILRDSAVHMGLVHDEYGAFQGVVTSADILESIVGGFHTEEGPPEAAAVKRDDGSYLLSGWMPAVEFASLLHYTLPPSRHYQTVAGFLLSHFGRIPEVGDRIEIEGWRFEVLDLDGRRIDKVLASQTGVN, from the coding sequence ATGGTATATGTCGAACTCGGGATCGTGGCGGTCCTGATTGTGACCAACGGCTTGCTCGCGATGTCGGAGCTGGCCGTCGTATCGTCGCGGCCGGCGCGGCTTGCGGCGCTGGTCGAGAAGAACGTCATCGGCTCCCGCCGCGCGCTGGCGCTGGCTTCCGATCCCGGTAAATTTCTCTCCACCGTGCAAATCGGCATCACGCTGATCGGCGTGCTGTCGGGTGCGTTTTCCGGAGCCACGCTCGGCCAGCGGCTGAGCAGCCTGTTGGTCGCGGCCGGATGGTCGCAAGGGGTTGCCGATGCGGTCGGCGTCGGCGTCGTGGTCACCGTGATCACCTACGCGTCGCTCATCATCGGTGAGCTGGTGCCCAAGCAGATCGCTCTGCGCGACCCTGAATCCGTCGCGGTGCGCGTGGCGCCGTACATGACGATGCTGGCGACGGTCTCGCTGCCCGCCGTCTGGCTGCTCGATCGCTCCGGCAGGGGGCTGTTATGGCTGCTGGGCCAGCGCGGCGAGGCCGGCGAGAAGGTCAGTGAGGATGAGATCCGCACCCTCGTCGTCGAAGCCGAGAATGCCGGCGTGCTCGAACCCGGTGAAAAGGAAATGATCGCGGGCGTCATGCGCCTCGGCGATCTCCCCGTCGGCGCCGTCATGACGCCGCGCCGCGAGGTCAGCATGATCAATCTGACCGACGACCTGCCGGCCATCAGCGCCGCCCTGATGGCCAGCAGTCATTCCCGCTTTGTGGTGTTCGATCAGGCGGCCGATGCCGCGGTCGGAATCGTTAACGCCAAGGACATGCTCGACTGCTACCTGTCGGAGCAGGTGCCTGATATCGCAAAACTGGTCCGCCCCGCGCCGGTTATTCCGGAATTTCTCGATGCGCGGGACGTCGTCGCCATCCTGCGCGATTCCGCCGTGCATATGGGGCTGGTTCATGACGAATACGGCGCGTTCCAGGGCGTGGTGACCAGTGCGGACATCCTGGAATCGATCGTCGGCGGATTTCACACCGAGGAGGGGCCTCCGGAAGCGGCCGCCGTCAAGCGCGACGATGGCTCGTATCTGCTCTCGGGCTGGATGCCCGCCGTCGAGTTTGCTTCGCTGCTCCACTACACGTTGCCGCCGTCGCGCCACTACCAGACTGTTGCCGGCTTTCTGCTCAGCCATTTTGGCCGGATCCCCGAAGTCGGCGATCGGATCGAGATAGAGGGCTGGCGCTTTGAGGTGCTCGATCTCGATGGCCGGCGCATCGACAAGGTATTAGCCAGCCAGACTGGCGTGAATTGA
- a CDS encoding carbohydrate porin — protein sequence MAGSESTGCAWNVETVNGYRRLLKLALAGAALGVLAFGCPAMAADIPLKAPHMRPAFDWSGFYIGGHTGYHRGSSFATLADPAFATTSSVVSGAIGGVQAGYNYRLSSGLLFGVEADLTFPNYLPSNHVVAKFATARSDLEERWDYLGTVRGRVGYASGPWLAYATGGFAWTGERFLNTPTGVGVEEKHINVRPGWAAGAGLEYAFAPHWSIRLEYLYAQFGKADVRFPSGAQYNSTLDVQQVRIGLNRKVDWPGSKSWTPKTDLTDPESDRWEIHGQSTYLGQGYPAFRAPYTGTNSLTPARQAQATWSNSLYLNARLWEGGEVYYNPELLQGFGLSDTVGLAGFSSGEAQKSNFPYPHYNTSRLYVRQTFGLGGEQEELASGQQQLAGKVDVNRLTLQAGKFSVGDAFDGNAYAKDTRRDFMNWSIWAPGAFDYAADKLGLTYGVTAELNQKNWALRGGYFLIGAVSNSNNFDTQVFRRGQYVAELEMRYTLFSRPGKLRTIGWVSSANSGSYRETLDNPALNLDISLTRTGRPKYGYVFNVEQSVTDDIGLFGRWSWNNGKTEIMSFTDIDASLSLGTSIKGAKWGRPDDTIGLAGAINSISRDHRDFLAAGGLGPLIGDGQLNYRKERILETYYAYALTRQITLTADYQFVTNPAYNADRGPVHVLSGRLHGEF from the coding sequence ATGGCTGGCAGTGAGAGCACGGGCTGCGCCTGGAATGTCGAGACGGTGAACGGCTATCGCCGACTTCTGAAACTGGCCTTGGCGGGCGCTGCGCTGGGCGTCCTGGCGTTCGGCTGCCCGGCGATGGCGGCCGATATTCCGCTCAAGGCGCCTCACATGCGCCCGGCATTCGACTGGAGCGGCTTCTATATCGGTGGTCACACCGGCTATCACCGGGGCTCGTCGTTCGCGACGCTGGCCGATCCAGCCTTCGCCACGACCAGCAGCGTGGTCAGCGGCGCAATCGGCGGCGTGCAGGCCGGGTATAATTATCGACTCTCCTCGGGCCTGTTGTTCGGCGTCGAGGCCGATCTGACCTTTCCGAACTATCTTCCGTCCAACCACGTTGTCGCCAAGTTCGCGACGGCGCGCTCTGACCTCGAAGAACGCTGGGATTATCTTGGTACCGTGCGCGGCCGCGTCGGCTATGCCAGCGGACCTTGGCTGGCCTACGCCACCGGCGGATTCGCCTGGACCGGCGAACGCTTTCTCAATACGCCGACCGGCGTGGGCGTCGAAGAGAAGCATATCAACGTCCGACCGGGCTGGGCAGCGGGCGCTGGACTGGAATACGCATTCGCGCCGCACTGGAGCATCCGGCTTGAATATCTCTACGCCCAGTTCGGCAAAGCCGATGTGCGCTTCCCGTCAGGCGCGCAGTACAATTCGACGCTCGACGTCCAGCAGGTTCGCATCGGCCTCAATCGCAAGGTCGACTGGCCGGGATCGAAAAGCTGGACGCCGAAGACCGACCTGACCGATCCGGAATCCGACCGCTGGGAAATCCACGGCCAGAGCACCTATCTCGGTCAGGGCTATCCAGCCTTCCGCGCGCCCTACACGGGCACCAACAGCCTGACGCCGGCCCGGCAGGCGCAGGCCACCTGGAGCAACAGCCTTTACCTGAACGCCAGGCTCTGGGAAGGCGGCGAGGTCTATTACAATCCCGAACTGTTGCAGGGTTTTGGGCTGAGCGACACCGTCGGCCTCGCGGGATTTTCCAGCGGCGAGGCGCAGAAGTCGAACTTCCCCTACCCGCACTACAACACCTCGCGGCTGTATGTGCGCCAGACCTTTGGGCTCGGCGGCGAGCAGGAAGAACTCGCCAGCGGGCAGCAACAGCTGGCGGGCAAGGTCGACGTCAACCGGCTGACGCTGCAAGCCGGCAAATTCTCGGTCGGCGACGCCTTCGACGGCAATGCCTACGCCAAGGATACCCGCCGCGACTTCATGAACTGGTCGATCTGGGCGCCCGGCGCGTTCGACTACGCGGCCGACAAGCTCGGGCTGACCTACGGCGTGACCGCTGAACTCAACCAGAAGAACTGGGCATTGCGCGGCGGCTACTTCTTGATCGGCGCGGTATCCAACTCCAACAATTTCGACACCCAGGTGTTTCGCCGCGGCCAGTATGTCGCCGAACTGGAGATGCGCTACACGCTGTTTTCACGGCCAGGCAAGCTGCGCACCATCGGCTGGGTGAGCAGCGCCAATTCCGGCAGCTACCGCGAGACGCTGGATAATCCCGCGCTCAATCTCGACATTTCGCTGACGCGCACGGGCCGCCCCAAATACGGCTACGTCTTCAACGTCGAACAGTCGGTCACCGACGATATCGGCCTGTTCGGCCGCTGGAGCTGGAACAACGGCAAGACCGAGATCATGTCGTTCACCGACATCGACGCCTCCCTGTCGCTCGGCACTTCGATCAAGGGCGCCAAATGGGGACGGCCGGACGACACGATCGGATTGGCCGGTGCGATCAATTCGATCTCTCGCGATCACCGCGACTTCCTCGCCGCCGGCGGACTCGGCCCGCTGATTGGCGACGGACAGCTCAATTACCGCAAGGAGCGCATTCTCGAGACCTACTATGCGTATGCGCTCACCAGGCAGATCACGCTGACGGCGGACTACCAGTTCGTCACCAACCCCGCCTACAACGCCGATCGCGGCCCGGTGCATGTGTTATCCGGGCGTCTGCACGGTGAGTTCTAG